In one Dreissena polymorpha isolate Duluth1 chromosome 7, UMN_Dpol_1.0, whole genome shotgun sequence genomic region, the following are encoded:
- the LOC127839855 gene encoding uncharacterized protein LOC127839855, translating into MVVDLNCCIALHRNMATLAGFLIVIVLHIQAVGGSTTLQPASDVCKTCRVNQYCPLNTPACFDCHISCTNCTSYGENHCLQCKLGYRNVSGTCGLCPPNTFGPDCASTCRCLNPQDPAECDPANGHCASSQCAQGWQGVPTCQTPCSEGSFGSGCVQACHCPPGDTCSPVNGLCSSGACAIGWASTGCQNELPQLDNPPDAVDVSCANVTVTWLGWRSGVDRGETTATIKRYELYSTYRPVEHYEPWKFVASVTHNKTAGSYQINLTNLVPDVDYKFRVDVIQEAPGGKDMPAMTGKNSTPVFILCTETTTTSTTPEPTTTTKKPPDSNLLDDSKIRYQVFRNNISGRHEITVTWGLRDAVNNETRVIVTLTLSRVKYAGSDCALFENGTAVIRRDLAREGTQLITEGVTPWTEYSLNISASNSTLNISDFRTYSLTTLEDVPSPLGNVENVRVVDVTKTGGDPMVALKLQLTSRKLAAIPRTIMTVQPGSKETVQSTSCL; encoded by the exons atggTAGTGGATCTAAACTGCTGCATAG CATTACATCGGAATATGGCCACACTTGCTGGGTTCCTGATTGTGATAGTACTACATATTCAAG CCGTCGGCGGTTCCACAACTCTGCAGCCTGCGTCGGATGTCTGTAAAACATGCCGCGTCAATCAGTACTGTCCTCTTAATACGCCAGCCTGCTTTG acTGTCACATCTCCTGCACAAACTGTACATCGTACGGCGAGAACCACTGTCTGCAATGCAAGCTGGGGTACAGGAACGTGTCTGGCACGTGTGGGC TGTGTCCGCCGAACACTTTCGGTCCAGACTGTGCGTCCACGTGCCGTTGCCTGAACCCCCAAGACCCCGCTGAGTGCGACCCTGCCAACGGGCACTGCGCAAGCTCCCAGTGCGCCCAGGGCTGGCAGGGCGTACCCACCTGTCAGACAC CATGCAGCGAAGGTTCGTTTGGTTCGGGCTGTGTGCAGGCATGCCACTGCCCCCCTGGTGATACCTGCTCCCCCGTCAACGGTCTCTGCTCCAGCGGAGCATGCGCGATAGGCTGGGCCAGTACAGGATGTCAGAACG AGTTACCGCAACTTGACAATCCACCGGATGCTGTCGACGTGTCGTGCGCAAACGTAACGGTCACGTGGTTGGGGTGGAGGAGCGGGGTGGACAGGGGCGAGACCACGGCAACTATCAAGAGATATGA ATTATATTCAACTTACCGTCCCGTAGAACATTACGAGCCCTGGAAATTTGTAGCCAGCGTCACTCACAACAAGACAGCAGGTTCCTATCAAATAAACCTGACAAATCTCGTACCAGACGTGGATTATAAATTTCGTGTTGACGTCATACAAGAGGCGCCGGGCGGGAAAGATATGCCAGCGATGACAGGAAAAAATTCTACGCCCGTCTTTATCCTATGCACAG AAACGACTACCACGTCAACCACCcctgaaccaaccactactactaaaAAGCCACCAG ATTCAAATTTACTTGACGACTCGAAAATACGTTACCAAGTGTTTCGTAACAACATCTCCGGCCGTCACGAAATTACTGTCACATGGGGTCTTAGAGACGCGGTTAACAACGAGACTCGCGTGATCGTGACCTTGACGCTCTCAAGAGTGAAGTACGCTGGCAGCGATTGTGCGCTGTTCGAAAACGGAACCGCTGTTATCAG ACGGGATTTGGCGCGAGAAGGGACCCAGTTAATAACGGAAGGCGTGACCCCGTGGACAGAGTACAGTCTGAATATTTCAGCCAGCAACTCCACTCTCAACATATCTGACTTCCGGACTTACTCTTTGACAACTCTTGAAGACG TACCTAGCCCTTTGGGAAACGTAGAGAATGTCCGCGTTGTGGACGTCACAAAGACAGGTGGCGATCCAATGGTCGCCCTTAAACTGCAGCTTACGTCACGGAAGCTTGCGGCAATACCGCGT ACCATTATGACCGTGCAGCCCGGCTCCAAGGAGACTGTACAGAGCACGTCATGCCTTTGA